One genomic segment of Mytilus galloprovincialis chromosome 5, xbMytGall1.hap1.1, whole genome shotgun sequence includes these proteins:
- the LOC143076637 gene encoding tripartite motif-containing protein 2-like isoform X7 yields MANTSTSSSSPSSTSGGTGNKLAQEIQDEFLVCKICLEVYKNPKCLDCLHTFCEACIDNHVMSECTYKKYSDYREFTCPLCRKRTQLPLGGVKKLPDNFLVSGLSEVVGRQKPSKFPFCDICKLVNHKHREATSKCLDCNKLLCKSCVELHKETKVTKGHSIFDVEIEKDIECKEHSEEVVRFYCEPCETCICVLCTFNEHKDHEITQFSEAVIKYKETIQELLDNCKSKINGYDVQLVALSKCDTVIKAAEQSIRDSAIQYISDIRAKEKQLIDDLHATYGSDVMDYVSKRADMQINVDSLKSTCNLTELVLKGKDIELLLLKKQVQEKLSSLSDIELRDLPPTVNKQIAFVPGVMNFGELCESDKPIGTVNTPRPVVSNTPQNTVPPKFTTSISSQTDEPPAKEEPSITATYVQTDQGPGKGSDKSVGTDIVEVMEKAVNTRSRSLQGSTSQMQRVASEENGSGNDIIADGAAQRRQRRRRERPKIESKEESKSSCVIA; encoded by the exons ATGGCGAATACAAGTACGTCATCGTCATCTCCATCGTCCACATCCGGCGGAACCGGAAACAAGCTAGCGCAAGAAATACAAGACGAATTCCTCGTCTGTAAAATATGTCTGGAGGTGTATAAAAATCCAAAATGTTTGGACTGTCTTCATACATTTTGTGAGGCTTGTATTGATAATCACGTCATGTCCGAATGTACGTACAAAAAGTATAGCGATTACAGGGAGTTTACCTGTCCCCTCTGTAGGAAAAGAACCCAATTACCGCTAGGGGGAGTCAAGAAGCTTCCAGATAATTTCCTTGTTTCCGGTCTTTCAGAAGTGGTTGGACGACAAAAACCTTCCAAATTCCCGTTCTGCGATATTTGCAAGTTAGTCAATCATAAACACAGAGAAGCAACATCCAAATGTTTAGAttgtaataaattgttatgcAAGTCGTGCGTAGAATTACACAAGGAGACAAAAGTAACAAAGGGTCATAGCATTTTTGATGTAGAAATTGAAAAAGATATCGAATGCAAAGAGCATTCCGAAGAAGTAGTTCGATTTTATTGTGAGCCATGTGAAACATGCATTTGCGTTCTCTGCACGTTCAACGAGCACAAAGATCATGAAATAACTCAATTTTCGGAGGCAGTTATTAAATACAAGGAGACGATTCAAGAGTTGTTAGACAATTGTAAATCAAAGATCAATGGATACGACGTCCAACTTGTAGCATTATCTAAATGTGATACTGTCATTAAAGCAGCCGAACAAAGTATACGTGACTCTGCCATTCAGTATATCAGCGACATCAGagcaaaagaaaaacaactgATTGATGATCTTCACGCGACTTATGGTAGTGACGTCATGGACTATGTTTCGAAGCGTGCTGATATGCAGATCAACGTCGATAGTTTAAAAAGTACTTGTAATTTGACAGAACTCGTTCTGAAAGGTAAAGACATTGAACTGCTTTTGTTGAAAAAGCAAGTCCAGGAGAAACTCTCTTCTTTATCTGATATTGAGTTAAGGGATTTACCACCTACTGTAAATAAACAAATTGCATTCGTCCCAGGAGTTATGAATTTTGGAGAACTTTGCGAAAGCGATAAACCTATTGGAACCGTAAATACACCAAGACCAGTTGTATCTAACACGCCACAAAATACAGTGCCACCTAAATTTACTACATCAATAAGTTCACAAACTGATGAACCTCCAGCAAAAGAAGAACCTTCCATTACGGCTACTTATGTACAGACCGATCAAGGACCTGGAAAGGGAAGTGATAAGTCAGTGGGAACAGATATTGTAGAAGTCATGGAAAAAGCAGTAAATACAAGATCACGAAGCCTGCAAGGATCAACATCACAAATGCAACGTGTTGCGTCTGAAGAGAACGGAAGCGGAAATGACATCATTGCAGATGGAGCAGCACAGCGACGCCAGCGGAGAAGACGGGAACGACCAAAAATAGAG TCGAAAGAAGAGTCAAAAAGTTCCTGTGTTATTGCATAA
- the LOC143076637 gene encoding tripartite motif-containing protein 2-like isoform X2, which translates to MSKSSPVDSEEVHHPEKSRYRRRLERERYHTTSIDYNTLNNMANTSTSSSSPSSTSGGTGNKLAQEIQDEFLVCKICLEVYKNPKCLDCLHTFCEACIDNHVMSECTYKKYSDYREFTCPLCRKRTQLPLGGVKKLPDNFLVSGLSEVVGRQKPSKFPFCDICKLVNHKHREATSKCLDCNKLLCKSCVELHKETKVTKGHSIFDVEIEKDIECKEHSEEVVRFYCEPCETCICVLCTFNEHKDHEITQFSEAVIKYKETIQELLDNCKSKINGYDVQLVALSKCDTVIKAAEQSIRDSAIQYISDIRAKEKQLIDDLHATYGSDVMDYVSKRADMQINVDSLKSTCNLTELVLKGKDIELLLLKKQVQEKLSSLSDIELRDLPPTVNKQIAFVPGVMNFGELCESDKPIGTVNTPRPVVSNTPQNTVPPKFTTSISSQTDEPPAKEEPSITATYVQTDQGPGKGSDKSVGTDIVEVMEKAVNTRSRSLQGSTSQMQRVASEENGSGNDIIADGAAQRRQRRRRERPKIESKEESKSSCVIA; encoded by the exons GTATAGAAGAAGGTTAGAAAGAGAACGTTACCATACGACATCAATAGATTACAACACTCTAAACAATATGGCGAATACAAGTACGTCATCGTCATCTCCATCGTCCACATCCGGCGGAACCGGAAACAAGCTAGCGCAAGAAATACAAGACGAATTCCTCGTCTGTAAAATATGTCTGGAGGTGTATAAAAATCCAAAATGTTTGGACTGTCTTCATACATTTTGTGAGGCTTGTATTGATAATCACGTCATGTCCGAATGTACGTACAAAAAGTATAGCGATTACAGGGAGTTTACCTGTCCCCTCTGTAGGAAAAGAACCCAATTACCGCTAGGGGGAGTCAAGAAGCTTCCAGATAATTTCCTTGTTTCCGGTCTTTCAGAAGTGGTTGGACGACAAAAACCTTCCAAATTCCCGTTCTGCGATATTTGCAAGTTAGTCAATCATAAACACAGAGAAGCAACATCCAAATGTTTAGAttgtaataaattgttatgcAAGTCGTGCGTAGAATTACACAAGGAGACAAAAGTAACAAAGGGTCATAGCATTTTTGATGTAGAAATTGAAAAAGATATCGAATGCAAAGAGCATTCCGAAGAAGTAGTTCGATTTTATTGTGAGCCATGTGAAACATGCATTTGCGTTCTCTGCACGTTCAACGAGCACAAAGATCATGAAATAACTCAATTTTCGGAGGCAGTTATTAAATACAAGGAGACGATTCAAGAGTTGTTAGACAATTGTAAATCAAAGATCAATGGATACGACGTCCAACTTGTAGCATTATCTAAATGTGATACTGTCATTAAAGCAGCCGAACAAAGTATACGTGACTCTGCCATTCAGTATATCAGCGACATCAGagcaaaagaaaaacaactgATTGATGATCTTCACGCGACTTATGGTAGTGACGTCATGGACTATGTTTCGAAGCGTGCTGATATGCAGATCAACGTCGATAGTTTAAAAAGTACTTGTAATTTGACAGAACTCGTTCTGAAAGGTAAAGACATTGAACTGCTTTTGTTGAAAAAGCAAGTCCAGGAGAAACTCTCTTCTTTATCTGATATTGAGTTAAGGGATTTACCACCTACTGTAAATAAACAAATTGCATTCGTCCCAGGAGTTATGAATTTTGGAGAACTTTGCGAAAGCGATAAACCTATTGGAACCGTAAATACACCAAGACCAGTTGTATCTAACACGCCACAAAATACAGTGCCACCTAAATTTACTACATCAATAAGTTCACAAACTGATGAACCTCCAGCAAAAGAAGAACCTTCCATTACGGCTACTTATGTACAGACCGATCAAGGACCTGGAAAGGGAAGTGATAAGTCAGTGGGAACAGATATTGTAGAAGTCATGGAAAAAGCAGTAAATACAAGATCACGAAGCCTGCAAGGATCAACATCACAAATGCAACGTGTTGCGTCTGAAGAGAACGGAAGCGGAAATGACATCATTGCAGATGGAGCAGCACAGCGACGCCAGCGGAGAAGACGGGAACGACCAAAAATAGAG TCGAAAGAAGAGTCAAAAAGTTCCTGTGTTATTGCATAA
- the LOC143076637 gene encoding tripartite motif-containing protein 2-like isoform X5, with the protein MTELLTPQRGGYRRRLERERYHTTSIDYNTLNNMANTSTSSSSPSSTSGGTGNKLAQEIQDEFLVCKICLEVYKNPKCLDCLHTFCEACIDNHVMSECTYKKYSDYREFTCPLCRKRTQLPLGGVKKLPDNFLVSGLSEVVGRQKPSKFPFCDICKLVNHKHREATSKCLDCNKLLCKSCVELHKETKVTKGHSIFDVEIEKDIECKEHSEEVVRFYCEPCETCICVLCTFNEHKDHEITQFSEAVIKYKETIQELLDNCKSKINGYDVQLVALSKCDTVIKAAEQSIRDSAIQYISDIRAKEKQLIDDLHATYGSDVMDYVSKRADMQINVDSLKSTCNLTELVLKGKDIELLLLKKQVQEKLSSLSDIELRDLPPTVNKQIAFVPGVMNFGELCESDKPIGTVNTPRPVVSNTPQNTVPPKFTTSISSQTDEPPAKEEPSITATYVQTDQGPGKGSDKSVGTDIVEVMEKAVNTRSRSLQGSTSQMQRVASEENGSGNDIIADGAAQRRQRRRRERPKIESKEESKSSCVIA; encoded by the exons GTATAGAAGAAGGTTAGAAAGAGAACGTTACCATACGACATCAATAGATTACAACACTCTAAACAATATGGCGAATACAAGTACGTCATCGTCATCTCCATCGTCCACATCCGGCGGAACCGGAAACAAGCTAGCGCAAGAAATACAAGACGAATTCCTCGTCTGTAAAATATGTCTGGAGGTGTATAAAAATCCAAAATGTTTGGACTGTCTTCATACATTTTGTGAGGCTTGTATTGATAATCACGTCATGTCCGAATGTACGTACAAAAAGTATAGCGATTACAGGGAGTTTACCTGTCCCCTCTGTAGGAAAAGAACCCAATTACCGCTAGGGGGAGTCAAGAAGCTTCCAGATAATTTCCTTGTTTCCGGTCTTTCAGAAGTGGTTGGACGACAAAAACCTTCCAAATTCCCGTTCTGCGATATTTGCAAGTTAGTCAATCATAAACACAGAGAAGCAACATCCAAATGTTTAGAttgtaataaattgttatgcAAGTCGTGCGTAGAATTACACAAGGAGACAAAAGTAACAAAGGGTCATAGCATTTTTGATGTAGAAATTGAAAAAGATATCGAATGCAAAGAGCATTCCGAAGAAGTAGTTCGATTTTATTGTGAGCCATGTGAAACATGCATTTGCGTTCTCTGCACGTTCAACGAGCACAAAGATCATGAAATAACTCAATTTTCGGAGGCAGTTATTAAATACAAGGAGACGATTCAAGAGTTGTTAGACAATTGTAAATCAAAGATCAATGGATACGACGTCCAACTTGTAGCATTATCTAAATGTGATACTGTCATTAAAGCAGCCGAACAAAGTATACGTGACTCTGCCATTCAGTATATCAGCGACATCAGagcaaaagaaaaacaactgATTGATGATCTTCACGCGACTTATGGTAGTGACGTCATGGACTATGTTTCGAAGCGTGCTGATATGCAGATCAACGTCGATAGTTTAAAAAGTACTTGTAATTTGACAGAACTCGTTCTGAAAGGTAAAGACATTGAACTGCTTTTGTTGAAAAAGCAAGTCCAGGAGAAACTCTCTTCTTTATCTGATATTGAGTTAAGGGATTTACCACCTACTGTAAATAAACAAATTGCATTCGTCCCAGGAGTTATGAATTTTGGAGAACTTTGCGAAAGCGATAAACCTATTGGAACCGTAAATACACCAAGACCAGTTGTATCTAACACGCCACAAAATACAGTGCCACCTAAATTTACTACATCAATAAGTTCACAAACTGATGAACCTCCAGCAAAAGAAGAACCTTCCATTACGGCTACTTATGTACAGACCGATCAAGGACCTGGAAAGGGAAGTGATAAGTCAGTGGGAACAGATATTGTAGAAGTCATGGAAAAAGCAGTAAATACAAGATCACGAAGCCTGCAAGGATCAACATCACAAATGCAACGTGTTGCGTCTGAAGAGAACGGAAGCGGAAATGACATCATTGCAGATGGAGCAGCACAGCGACGCCAGCGGAGAAGACGGGAACGACCAAAAATAGAG TCGAAAGAAGAGTCAAAAAGTTCCTGTGTTATTGCATAA
- the LOC143076637 gene encoding tripartite motif-containing protein 2-like isoform X4 has translation MDDTDIIQKIGKKRYRRRLERERYHTTSIDYNTLNNMANTSTSSSSPSSTSGGTGNKLAQEIQDEFLVCKICLEVYKNPKCLDCLHTFCEACIDNHVMSECTYKKYSDYREFTCPLCRKRTQLPLGGVKKLPDNFLVSGLSEVVGRQKPSKFPFCDICKLVNHKHREATSKCLDCNKLLCKSCVELHKETKVTKGHSIFDVEIEKDIECKEHSEEVVRFYCEPCETCICVLCTFNEHKDHEITQFSEAVIKYKETIQELLDNCKSKINGYDVQLVALSKCDTVIKAAEQSIRDSAIQYISDIRAKEKQLIDDLHATYGSDVMDYVSKRADMQINVDSLKSTCNLTELVLKGKDIELLLLKKQVQEKLSSLSDIELRDLPPTVNKQIAFVPGVMNFGELCESDKPIGTVNTPRPVVSNTPQNTVPPKFTTSISSQTDEPPAKEEPSITATYVQTDQGPGKGSDKSVGTDIVEVMEKAVNTRSRSLQGSTSQMQRVASEENGSGNDIIADGAAQRRQRRRRERPKIESKEESKSSCVIA, from the exons GTATAGAAGAAGGTTAGAAAGAGAACGTTACCATACGACATCAATAGATTACAACACTCTAAACAATATGGCGAATACAAGTACGTCATCGTCATCTCCATCGTCCACATCCGGCGGAACCGGAAACAAGCTAGCGCAAGAAATACAAGACGAATTCCTCGTCTGTAAAATATGTCTGGAGGTGTATAAAAATCCAAAATGTTTGGACTGTCTTCATACATTTTGTGAGGCTTGTATTGATAATCACGTCATGTCCGAATGTACGTACAAAAAGTATAGCGATTACAGGGAGTTTACCTGTCCCCTCTGTAGGAAAAGAACCCAATTACCGCTAGGGGGAGTCAAGAAGCTTCCAGATAATTTCCTTGTTTCCGGTCTTTCAGAAGTGGTTGGACGACAAAAACCTTCCAAATTCCCGTTCTGCGATATTTGCAAGTTAGTCAATCATAAACACAGAGAAGCAACATCCAAATGTTTAGAttgtaataaattgttatgcAAGTCGTGCGTAGAATTACACAAGGAGACAAAAGTAACAAAGGGTCATAGCATTTTTGATGTAGAAATTGAAAAAGATATCGAATGCAAAGAGCATTCCGAAGAAGTAGTTCGATTTTATTGTGAGCCATGTGAAACATGCATTTGCGTTCTCTGCACGTTCAACGAGCACAAAGATCATGAAATAACTCAATTTTCGGAGGCAGTTATTAAATACAAGGAGACGATTCAAGAGTTGTTAGACAATTGTAAATCAAAGATCAATGGATACGACGTCCAACTTGTAGCATTATCTAAATGTGATACTGTCATTAAAGCAGCCGAACAAAGTATACGTGACTCTGCCATTCAGTATATCAGCGACATCAGagcaaaagaaaaacaactgATTGATGATCTTCACGCGACTTATGGTAGTGACGTCATGGACTATGTTTCGAAGCGTGCTGATATGCAGATCAACGTCGATAGTTTAAAAAGTACTTGTAATTTGACAGAACTCGTTCTGAAAGGTAAAGACATTGAACTGCTTTTGTTGAAAAAGCAAGTCCAGGAGAAACTCTCTTCTTTATCTGATATTGAGTTAAGGGATTTACCACCTACTGTAAATAAACAAATTGCATTCGTCCCAGGAGTTATGAATTTTGGAGAACTTTGCGAAAGCGATAAACCTATTGGAACCGTAAATACACCAAGACCAGTTGTATCTAACACGCCACAAAATACAGTGCCACCTAAATTTACTACATCAATAAGTTCACAAACTGATGAACCTCCAGCAAAAGAAGAACCTTCCATTACGGCTACTTATGTACAGACCGATCAAGGACCTGGAAAGGGAAGTGATAAGTCAGTGGGAACAGATATTGTAGAAGTCATGGAAAAAGCAGTAAATACAAGATCACGAAGCCTGCAAGGATCAACATCACAAATGCAACGTGTTGCGTCTGAAGAGAACGGAAGCGGAAATGACATCATTGCAGATGGAGCAGCACAGCGACGCCAGCGGAGAAGACGGGAACGACCAAAAATAGAG TCGAAAGAAGAGTCAAAAAGTTCCTGTGTTATTGCATAA
- the LOC143076637 gene encoding tripartite motif-containing protein 2-like isoform X6, giving the protein MTKIFLEWYRRRLERERYHTTSIDYNTLNNMANTSTSSSSPSSTSGGTGNKLAQEIQDEFLVCKICLEVYKNPKCLDCLHTFCEACIDNHVMSECTYKKYSDYREFTCPLCRKRTQLPLGGVKKLPDNFLVSGLSEVVGRQKPSKFPFCDICKLVNHKHREATSKCLDCNKLLCKSCVELHKETKVTKGHSIFDVEIEKDIECKEHSEEVVRFYCEPCETCICVLCTFNEHKDHEITQFSEAVIKYKETIQELLDNCKSKINGYDVQLVALSKCDTVIKAAEQSIRDSAIQYISDIRAKEKQLIDDLHATYGSDVMDYVSKRADMQINVDSLKSTCNLTELVLKGKDIELLLLKKQVQEKLSSLSDIELRDLPPTVNKQIAFVPGVMNFGELCESDKPIGTVNTPRPVVSNTPQNTVPPKFTTSISSQTDEPPAKEEPSITATYVQTDQGPGKGSDKSVGTDIVEVMEKAVNTRSRSLQGSTSQMQRVASEENGSGNDIIADGAAQRRQRRRRERPKIESKEESKSSCVIA; this is encoded by the exons GTATAGAAGAAGGTTAGAAAGAGAACGTTACCATACGACATCAATAGATTACAACACTCTAAACAATATGGCGAATACAAGTACGTCATCGTCATCTCCATCGTCCACATCCGGCGGAACCGGAAACAAGCTAGCGCAAGAAATACAAGACGAATTCCTCGTCTGTAAAATATGTCTGGAGGTGTATAAAAATCCAAAATGTTTGGACTGTCTTCATACATTTTGTGAGGCTTGTATTGATAATCACGTCATGTCCGAATGTACGTACAAAAAGTATAGCGATTACAGGGAGTTTACCTGTCCCCTCTGTAGGAAAAGAACCCAATTACCGCTAGGGGGAGTCAAGAAGCTTCCAGATAATTTCCTTGTTTCCGGTCTTTCAGAAGTGGTTGGACGACAAAAACCTTCCAAATTCCCGTTCTGCGATATTTGCAAGTTAGTCAATCATAAACACAGAGAAGCAACATCCAAATGTTTAGAttgtaataaattgttatgcAAGTCGTGCGTAGAATTACACAAGGAGACAAAAGTAACAAAGGGTCATAGCATTTTTGATGTAGAAATTGAAAAAGATATCGAATGCAAAGAGCATTCCGAAGAAGTAGTTCGATTTTATTGTGAGCCATGTGAAACATGCATTTGCGTTCTCTGCACGTTCAACGAGCACAAAGATCATGAAATAACTCAATTTTCGGAGGCAGTTATTAAATACAAGGAGACGATTCAAGAGTTGTTAGACAATTGTAAATCAAAGATCAATGGATACGACGTCCAACTTGTAGCATTATCTAAATGTGATACTGTCATTAAAGCAGCCGAACAAAGTATACGTGACTCTGCCATTCAGTATATCAGCGACATCAGagcaaaagaaaaacaactgATTGATGATCTTCACGCGACTTATGGTAGTGACGTCATGGACTATGTTTCGAAGCGTGCTGATATGCAGATCAACGTCGATAGTTTAAAAAGTACTTGTAATTTGACAGAACTCGTTCTGAAAGGTAAAGACATTGAACTGCTTTTGTTGAAAAAGCAAGTCCAGGAGAAACTCTCTTCTTTATCTGATATTGAGTTAAGGGATTTACCACCTACTGTAAATAAACAAATTGCATTCGTCCCAGGAGTTATGAATTTTGGAGAACTTTGCGAAAGCGATAAACCTATTGGAACCGTAAATACACCAAGACCAGTTGTATCTAACACGCCACAAAATACAGTGCCACCTAAATTTACTACATCAATAAGTTCACAAACTGATGAACCTCCAGCAAAAGAAGAACCTTCCATTACGGCTACTTATGTACAGACCGATCAAGGACCTGGAAAGGGAAGTGATAAGTCAGTGGGAACAGATATTGTAGAAGTCATGGAAAAAGCAGTAAATACAAGATCACGAAGCCTGCAAGGATCAACATCACAAATGCAACGTGTTGCGTCTGAAGAGAACGGAAGCGGAAATGACATCATTGCAGATGGAGCAGCACAGCGACGCCAGCGGAGAAGACGGGAACGACCAAAAATAGAG TCGAAAGAAGAGTCAAAAAGTTCCTGTGTTATTGCATAA
- the LOC143076637 gene encoding tripartite motif-containing protein 2-like isoform X1, which translates to MEKFYRNGMAVQLPVLNRPPVLDKSSFVRYRRRLERERYHTTSIDYNTLNNMANTSTSSSSPSSTSGGTGNKLAQEIQDEFLVCKICLEVYKNPKCLDCLHTFCEACIDNHVMSECTYKKYSDYREFTCPLCRKRTQLPLGGVKKLPDNFLVSGLSEVVGRQKPSKFPFCDICKLVNHKHREATSKCLDCNKLLCKSCVELHKETKVTKGHSIFDVEIEKDIECKEHSEEVVRFYCEPCETCICVLCTFNEHKDHEITQFSEAVIKYKETIQELLDNCKSKINGYDVQLVALSKCDTVIKAAEQSIRDSAIQYISDIRAKEKQLIDDLHATYGSDVMDYVSKRADMQINVDSLKSTCNLTELVLKGKDIELLLLKKQVQEKLSSLSDIELRDLPPTVNKQIAFVPGVMNFGELCESDKPIGTVNTPRPVVSNTPQNTVPPKFTTSISSQTDEPPAKEEPSITATYVQTDQGPGKGSDKSVGTDIVEVMEKAVNTRSRSLQGSTSQMQRVASEENGSGNDIIADGAAQRRQRRRRERPKIESKEESKSSCVIA; encoded by the exons GTATAGAAGAAGGTTAGAAAGAGAACGTTACCATACGACATCAATAGATTACAACACTCTAAACAATATGGCGAATACAAGTACGTCATCGTCATCTCCATCGTCCACATCCGGCGGAACCGGAAACAAGCTAGCGCAAGAAATACAAGACGAATTCCTCGTCTGTAAAATATGTCTGGAGGTGTATAAAAATCCAAAATGTTTGGACTGTCTTCATACATTTTGTGAGGCTTGTATTGATAATCACGTCATGTCCGAATGTACGTACAAAAAGTATAGCGATTACAGGGAGTTTACCTGTCCCCTCTGTAGGAAAAGAACCCAATTACCGCTAGGGGGAGTCAAGAAGCTTCCAGATAATTTCCTTGTTTCCGGTCTTTCAGAAGTGGTTGGACGACAAAAACCTTCCAAATTCCCGTTCTGCGATATTTGCAAGTTAGTCAATCATAAACACAGAGAAGCAACATCCAAATGTTTAGAttgtaataaattgttatgcAAGTCGTGCGTAGAATTACACAAGGAGACAAAAGTAACAAAGGGTCATAGCATTTTTGATGTAGAAATTGAAAAAGATATCGAATGCAAAGAGCATTCCGAAGAAGTAGTTCGATTTTATTGTGAGCCATGTGAAACATGCATTTGCGTTCTCTGCACGTTCAACGAGCACAAAGATCATGAAATAACTCAATTTTCGGAGGCAGTTATTAAATACAAGGAGACGATTCAAGAGTTGTTAGACAATTGTAAATCAAAGATCAATGGATACGACGTCCAACTTGTAGCATTATCTAAATGTGATACTGTCATTAAAGCAGCCGAACAAAGTATACGTGACTCTGCCATTCAGTATATCAGCGACATCAGagcaaaagaaaaacaactgATTGATGATCTTCACGCGACTTATGGTAGTGACGTCATGGACTATGTTTCGAAGCGTGCTGATATGCAGATCAACGTCGATAGTTTAAAAAGTACTTGTAATTTGACAGAACTCGTTCTGAAAGGTAAAGACATTGAACTGCTTTTGTTGAAAAAGCAAGTCCAGGAGAAACTCTCTTCTTTATCTGATATTGAGTTAAGGGATTTACCACCTACTGTAAATAAACAAATTGCATTCGTCCCAGGAGTTATGAATTTTGGAGAACTTTGCGAAAGCGATAAACCTATTGGAACCGTAAATACACCAAGACCAGTTGTATCTAACACGCCACAAAATACAGTGCCACCTAAATTTACTACATCAATAAGTTCACAAACTGATGAACCTCCAGCAAAAGAAGAACCTTCCATTACGGCTACTTATGTACAGACCGATCAAGGACCTGGAAAGGGAAGTGATAAGTCAGTGGGAACAGATATTGTAGAAGTCATGGAAAAAGCAGTAAATACAAGATCACGAAGCCTGCAAGGATCAACATCACAAATGCAACGTGTTGCGTCTGAAGAGAACGGAAGCGGAAATGACATCATTGCAGATGGAGCAGCACAGCGACGCCAGCGGAGAAGACGGGAACGACCAAAAATAGAG TCGAAAGAAGAGTCAAAAAGTTCCTGTGTTATTGCATAA